A part of Paenibacillus sp. sptzw28 genomic DNA contains:
- the alaS gene encoding alanine--tRNA ligase, protein MKASEIRSKWLAFFESKGHKIEPSASLVPHNDPSLLWINAGMAPLKSYFDGRVIPDNPRIANSQKCIRTNDIENVGKTRRHHTFFEMLGNFSIGDYFKEEVITWAWEFLTSPQWIGFDPERLSVTVYPEDEEAFRYWNEKIGLPAERIYKLQDNFWDIGEGPCGPCTEIFYDRGDKYGDLSDPECWPGGENERFLEVWNLVFSQYNHNKDGSYTPLPNKNIDTGAGLERFASILQDVDSNFDTDLFRPIIDRTCEIAGVRYHASEEYDIALKVIADHIRTVSFAVGDGVLPSNEGRGYVIRRLLRRAVRYGKSLGVDRPFLHELVKIVGDIMGVYYPEVVEKREFIEKVIRTEEERFHETLSEGLTLLADIVSAARAAGQGEIGGEDAFKLYDTYGFPFDLTEDYASERGMTVDRTGFDRAMEQQRDRARAARQDTGGMNVQGGPLADFTDKSEFIGYEALTTEGAAVVAIVLENTLVEEAGEGSRVLLLLDRTPFYAESGGQIGDRGLIAGTDFILSVEDVTKAPHGQPVHHAVVTSGIVRVGDRVQAAVSAQARDAVIKNHTATHLLHRALKDVLGEHVNQAGSLVEADRLRFDFSHFGSISPEELADIERRVNEQIWLGTPLQIDYKSLAEAKTMGAMALFGEKYGDIVRVVRIGDYSLELCGGCHVANTAQIGLFKLLGESGIGSGVRRIEAVTGRNAYLYMESQLDLLKQSAVLLKSNVNDVPRRIEALHVQVKELSRDNESLQGKLSRIEAGSLESKAKTAGSITVLAAQVEAPTMEALRGIVDELKTKLGSAVIVLGAAADDKVNLVAAVSPDLVKQGFNAGKIIKEAAAACGGGGGGRPDMAQAGGKDPSKLGQALQIAEELVLSQANVI, encoded by the coding sequence ATGAAAGCTAGTGAAATCCGTTCCAAGTGGCTTGCTTTCTTCGAAAGCAAAGGCCATAAAATCGAACCGAGCGCTTCGCTCGTGCCGCACAACGATCCTTCTCTGCTCTGGATCAACGCAGGAATGGCGCCGCTCAAGTCGTATTTTGACGGCCGGGTTATTCCCGATAATCCGCGTATTGCGAATTCACAAAAGTGCATACGTACCAACGATATCGAAAATGTCGGCAAAACGCGCCGTCACCACACTTTCTTTGAAATGCTCGGCAATTTCTCGATCGGAGATTATTTCAAGGAAGAGGTTATAACATGGGCCTGGGAATTTCTCACAAGCCCGCAGTGGATCGGGTTCGATCCGGAGCGTTTATCGGTTACGGTCTATCCGGAGGATGAGGAAGCATTCCGGTACTGGAATGAGAAAATCGGTCTGCCGGCTGAGCGGATTTACAAGCTGCAGGATAACTTCTGGGATATCGGGGAAGGACCTTGCGGTCCATGTACGGAGATTTTCTACGACCGCGGCGACAAATACGGCGACCTGAGCGATCCGGAATGCTGGCCGGGCGGAGAGAACGAACGATTCCTGGAAGTATGGAACCTTGTGTTTTCGCAATATAATCATAATAAAGATGGCAGCTATACGCCTTTGCCCAATAAAAATATCGATACCGGGGCGGGTCTTGAACGGTTTGCGTCGATCCTGCAGGATGTGGACTCCAACTTCGATACGGATTTGTTTCGCCCGATCATAGACCGGACATGTGAAATTGCCGGTGTGCGCTATCATGCGAGCGAGGAATATGACATTGCGTTGAAAGTTATTGCGGATCATATCCGCACCGTATCGTTTGCCGTTGGCGACGGGGTACTGCCTTCGAATGAAGGCCGCGGCTACGTCATTCGCCGTTTGCTTCGGCGTGCAGTCCGCTATGGTAAATCGCTGGGAGTCGACCGGCCTTTCTTGCACGAGCTGGTTAAGATCGTCGGTGACATCATGGGCGTTTATTACCCGGAAGTAGTCGAGAAACGGGAATTTATCGAGAAGGTGATTCGAACCGAAGAAGAACGCTTTCACGAAACGCTTTCGGAAGGGCTTACGCTGCTTGCAGATATCGTGTCGGCAGCACGTGCTGCGGGACAGGGGGAAATCGGCGGAGAGGACGCGTTCAAACTCTACGATACGTATGGCTTCCCCTTCGACTTAACCGAGGATTATGCGTCTGAGCGCGGGATGACTGTCGACCGCACGGGATTCGACCGGGCAATGGAACAGCAGAGGGACCGTGCCCGGGCCGCAAGGCAGGATACGGGCGGAATGAACGTCCAGGGCGGACCGCTTGCCGATTTCACGGATAAATCCGAGTTTATCGGCTATGAAGCCTTGACTACCGAAGGCGCAGCGGTTGTCGCAATAGTTCTTGAGAATACGCTGGTCGAAGAAGCCGGAGAAGGCAGCCGCGTATTATTGCTGCTGGATCGAACGCCGTTTTACGCCGAAAGCGGTGGACAGATCGGCGACCGCGGTCTAATCGCCGGAACAGACTTTATTCTATCGGTTGAAGATGTGACGAAAGCGCCGCATGGACAACCGGTTCATCATGCCGTGGTAACAAGCGGGATCGTCCGAGTAGGCGACCGCGTTCAAGCAGCCGTAAGCGCTCAAGCCCGGGATGCGGTAATCAAGAATCATACGGCTACACATTTGCTTCACCGCGCACTTAAAGACGTGCTTGGCGAGCATGTCAATCAGGCTGGTTCGCTTGTCGAGGCAGATCGGCTGCGTTTCGATTTCTCGCACTTTGGAAGTATAAGCCCTGAAGAACTTGCCGATATTGAAAGACGTGTCAATGAACAAATTTGGCTTGGCACGCCGCTGCAAATCGATTATAAGTCGCTCGCCGAAGCGAAAACGATGGGAGCGATGGCTCTGTTCGGCGAGAAATACGGCGATATCGTCCGTGTCGTTCGTATCGGAGATTACAGCCTGGAGCTTTGCGGCGGTTGTCATGTTGCCAATACCGCTCAGATCGGCTTGTTCAAGCTTCTGGGCGAGAGCGGCATCGGTTCAGGGGTTCGCCGGATCGAAGCGGTTACCGGCCGCAATGCTTATCTATATATGGAAAGCCAGCTTGACTTGCTCAAGCAGTCAGCCGTGCTTCTCAAGTCCAATGTGAATGATGTGCCAAGACGTATTGAAGCGCTTCACGTCCAGGTAAAGGAGCTTAGCCGCGATAATGAATCGCTTCAGGGCAAGCTGAGCCGTATTGAAGCAGGCTCGCTCGAATCGAAAGCAAAAACCGCAGGAAGCATTACCGTACTGGCGGCCCAAGTTGAGGCGCCTACGATGGAAGCGCTGCGCGGCATTGTCGACGAGCTCAAAACGAAGCTGGGCAGTGCCGTTATCGTTCTCGGCGCGGCTGCGGACGACAAAGTCAACCTGGTGGCGGCCGTGTCGCCGGATCTGGTAAAACAGGGCTTTAATGCCGGGAAAATTATTAAAGAAGCCGCTGCAGCCTGCGGCGGCGGGGGCGGAGGCCGGCCGGATATGGCCCAAGCAGGCGGCAAAGATCCGTCCAAATTGGGCCAGGCTTTGCAAATTGCCGAAGAACTGGTTCTCTCACAGGCAAATGTGATATGA
- a CDS encoding IreB family regulatory phosphoprotein: protein MSSMDNTMKFDVKAEGPETSSKEILLTVYNALQEKDYNPINQIVGYLLSGDPAYIPRHNNARSLIRRKERDELIEELVRSYLSQHRK, encoded by the coding sequence ATGAGTTCCATGGACAACACAATGAAATTCGACGTGAAGGCGGAAGGACCCGAAACTTCTTCGAAAGAAATTTTGCTGACGGTTTACAATGCGCTGCAGGAGAAGGATTACAATCCGATCAACCAGATTGTCGGCTATCTGCTGTCCGGAGATCCCGCATACATTCCGCGGCATAACAACGCAAGAAGCTTAATACGAAGAAAAGAGCGAGACGAGCTTATTGAGGAGCTCGTGCGGTCCTATTTAAGTCAGCACCGTAAATGA
- the ruvX gene encoding Holliday junction resolvase RuvX produces the protein MRLMGLDYGDRRIGVAVSDAFGWTAQGVGTVEKRRDNGEFEAIAKLVNEHEVSEIVVGLPKNMNGTIGPRGEICIEFAQELQQKLNVPVHLWDERLTTVAAERTLLEADVSRKKRKLVVDKMAAALILQNYLDSKTKR, from the coding sequence ATGCGTCTCATGGGATTGGACTATGGCGACCGAAGGATCGGGGTTGCCGTCAGCGACGCATTCGGCTGGACCGCACAAGGTGTCGGTACCGTCGAGAAAAGGCGCGATAATGGCGAGTTTGAGGCCATTGCCAAGCTGGTTAATGAACATGAAGTAAGCGAGATCGTGGTCGGACTACCCAAAAACATGAATGGAACCATCGGTCCGCGTGGCGAAATTTGCATCGAATTCGCACAGGAATTGCAGCAAAAACTAAATGTACCCGTTCACCTTTGGGACGAACGACTGACAACCGTTGCGGCAGAACGAACGCTGCTCGAAGCGGATGTAAGCCGGAAGAAGCGAAAGTTAGTGGTGGACAAAATGGCGGCAGCGCTCATTTTGCAAAATTATCTCGATTCTAAAACGAAAAGGTGA
- a CDS encoding DUF1292 domain-containing protein produces MTKDDMQYEEPEIIYIPDEDGNEEEFEVVMKFEVDGSDQKYMMVVPLNSESEGEDEDADEVYAFRYEEDGDDLKLYTIEDEEEWNMVEETFNTLLAEIDDNGND; encoded by the coding sequence ATGACAAAGGACGACATGCAGTACGAAGAGCCGGAAATCATCTACATTCCGGATGAAGACGGCAACGAAGAAGAGTTCGAGGTTGTCATGAAGTTTGAGGTAGACGGTTCCGATCAGAAATATATGATGGTCGTTCCGCTGAACTCCGAGTCCGAGGGTGAAGATGAAGATGCGGATGAAGTATATGCATTTCGGTACGAGGAAGACGGAGACGATCTGAAGCTGTACACGATCGAGGACGAAGAAGAGTGGAATATGGTTGAAGAAACGTTCAACACGCTCCTTGCAGAAATCGACGATAACGGCAACGATTAG
- a CDS encoding DUF1292 domain-containing protein translates to MKKRSTRSLQKSTITATIRIIRAEGVHGVSDVEQITLLKSVYGAEVELIGDASGSEQFRIVAEFRIGGKAYAGLQSAAMRKEDDVAFFRIVENEGAEPELESIDDEDEWETAAEAFDDLMFTGDERP, encoded by the coding sequence TTGAAGAAACGTTCAACACGCTCCTTGCAGAAATCGACGATAACGGCAACGATTAGGATTATCCGTGCGGAAGGAGTGCATGGCGTGTCCGATGTGGAGCAAATAACGCTTTTAAAGTCTGTTTACGGTGCCGAAGTCGAGTTGATCGGGGATGCGAGTGGCTCGGAACAATTTCGCATAGTCGCTGAATTCCGTATTGGCGGCAAAGCCTATGCGGGACTGCAATCTGCCGCAATGCGAAAAGAAGACGACGTCGCTTTTTTCCGAATTGTTGAGAATGAAGGCGCCGAACCGGAGCTGGAGTCAATCGACGATGAGGACGAATGGGAGACGGCTGCTGAGGCATTCGACGATTTAATGTTTACCGGGGACGAGCGGCCATAA
- the mltG gene encoding endolytic transglycosylase MltG: MDRSEQHPGGEKPVAGEIRRTGPTRRKITLWVILILLAFILICAAGIAFYIWNGLRPAPSGEAKQIELKNGMSPFQFAEALEKQGIIRNAFIFKYYLRYKHEGPRFQAGVYELKPGMDKDAIIANLNAGETVKRESMRFTIPEGFTVEQIADTLSKAGYVDRTAFIKLADTDRTWGDAQAVRSIPKNAKLRHRLEGYLFPETYELSRDSKPEDIIIRMLEELDRKLDTLPENWEETMAERKIDFHQLLTIASLIEREVVVDDERPLVAGIIYNRLAKGMPLQIDATVQYSLDKPKERLFEGDLKVDSPYNTYKIKGLPPGPIASPSLKSIEAALYPAKTDYLFYVTKKDGSHEHLFARTLQEHNRNIAQSLETAKQGGETGAN; encoded by the coding sequence TTGGATCGTTCAGAGCAGCATCCAGGTGGCGAAAAGCCGGTGGCCGGCGAAATTCGCCGGACTGGACCGACACGACGCAAAATTACACTATGGGTTATCCTCATTCTGCTTGCCTTTATTTTAATATGTGCAGCCGGAATTGCGTTCTATATATGGAACGGCCTGCGGCCTGCTCCTTCAGGTGAAGCGAAACAAATCGAACTGAAGAATGGAATGTCTCCTTTTCAGTTTGCCGAAGCACTCGAGAAACAGGGGATTATCCGAAATGCATTTATTTTCAAATATTACCTGCGCTATAAGCACGAGGGACCCCGTTTTCAAGCTGGCGTGTATGAGCTGAAGCCCGGTATGGACAAGGATGCTATTATCGCCAACCTCAATGCCGGGGAAACCGTGAAAAGAGAATCAATGCGCTTCACGATCCCGGAAGGCTTTACCGTTGAACAAATCGCCGACACCTTAAGTAAGGCCGGCTATGTGGATCGCACTGCCTTTATCAAGCTTGCTGACACCGATCGTACTTGGGGAGACGCCCAAGCGGTCCGCAGCATTCCCAAGAATGCCAAGCTCCGTCATCGTCTCGAAGGTTATCTGTTCCCTGAAACGTATGAACTGAGCAGGGACAGTAAGCCTGAGGATATCATAATTCGGATGCTTGAGGAACTCGACCGTAAGCTTGACACGCTTCCGGAAAACTGGGAAGAAACGATGGCCGAGCGAAAAATCGATTTTCATCAGCTTTTGACAATTGCATCGCTTATTGAACGGGAAGTGGTGGTTGATGATGAAAGGCCGTTAGTAGCCGGCATCATCTATAACCGGCTCGCTAAGGGCATGCCCCTGCAAATCGATGCAACCGTACAGTACTCGCTTGATAAGCCCAAGGAGAGGCTGTTCGAAGGGGATTTGAAAGTGGACAGTCCATATAATACGTACAAAATCAAAGGTCTTCCGCCAGGGCCGATCGCCTCGCCGAGCCTGAAATCGATCGAAGCGGCTCTCTATCCGGCGAAAACGGATTATTTGTTTTATGTCACGAAAAAGGATGGCAGCCACGAGCATTTGTTTGCCAGGACCCTTCAGGAGCATAACCGCAATATCGCCCAAAGTCTTGAGACTGCAAAGCAAGGAGGTGAAACCGGTGCTAATTAA
- a CDS encoding peptidase U32 family protein, with the protein MLIKPELLTGAASINEMERLIEAGADAFIIGESRYGLRLSGDFDAAAIAQAAELAHSRNVRVYAALNNVMDNDTVKTLPDYVRQLADAGVDAIVFGDPAVLMTVRTAAPGMKLHWNAEMTSTNYETANYWGRRGATRVVLARELNMEQVIEAKAHTALEVQVQVHGLTNIYHSKRPLVHNYLEHQSQREDAGDCLSDSFPRGKIEDGLYLIETERPDERFPIYEDANGTHIMSSDDLCMIENLHELMEAGIDSFRIEGLLKSIEYNEMVVRSYRAAIDAYFSNPDGYSFQEKWLEDISKLQSPDRELSYGFFYKEQVY; encoded by the coding sequence GTGCTAATTAAGCCGGAGCTGCTGACTGGAGCGGCATCAATTAACGAAATGGAACGGCTTATAGAAGCAGGCGCCGATGCGTTCATTATTGGAGAGTCCCGCTACGGCTTGCGTTTATCCGGCGACTTCGATGCGGCGGCTATAGCGCAGGCTGCCGAGCTTGCGCATTCACGGAATGTTCGGGTATATGCGGCCCTTAACAACGTTATGGATAATGATACGGTCAAAACATTGCCCGATTACGTCCGTCAGCTGGCAGATGCCGGCGTTGACGCAATCGTGTTCGGCGATCCTGCGGTCCTGATGACGGTGCGAACAGCCGCCCCGGGAATGAAATTGCATTGGAATGCGGAAATGACGTCGACCAATTATGAAACGGCTAATTATTGGGGACGCCGCGGAGCGACCCGCGTTGTCCTGGCGCGCGAGCTGAATATGGAACAGGTAATCGAAGCGAAAGCTCATACCGCTCTTGAGGTTCAGGTTCAGGTGCATGGATTAACCAATATTTACCACTCCAAAAGGCCGCTTGTGCACAATTATCTGGAGCATCAATCGCAAAGAGAAGATGCCGGCGATTGTTTATCCGATTCATTTCCGCGAGGAAAAATCGAAGATGGCTTATACTTGATCGAAACGGAAAGACCGGACGAAAGGTTCCCGATCTACGAAGATGCCAACGGAACACATATAATGAGTTCCGACGATCTATGCATGATTGAAAATTTGCATGAGCTAATGGAAGCCGGCATCGACAGTTTCAGGATCGAAGGGCTCTTGAAGTCAATCGAATATAATGAGATGGTGGTTCGCAGCTACCGGGCGGCCATTGATGCTTATTTCTCCAATCCGGATGGCTATTCCTTTCAGGAAAAATGGCTTGAGGACATCTCGAAACTTCAGTCCCCGGACCGCGAGCTGTCATACGGCTTTTTCTATAAAGAACAGGTGTATTAA
- a CDS encoding U32 family peptidase produces MTTKTSPRFTGKRHRLAKPELLAPAGNLEKLKFAVHYGADAVYIGGQKYGLRSNADNFSFEEMKEGVEFASRYGAKVFVATNIYAHNEDIAGLEDYLRGLQDAGISAIIAADPVIIETAQRVAPKLEVHLSTQQSTLNWQAVQFWKEEGLPRVVLAREASLEEIAEIKSHVDIEIEAFIHGAMCSSFSGRCVLSNHFTDRDSNRGGCSQSCRWKYDIFEEDAAMFAPESDKFTMGSKDLCMLENIPDLIEAGVDSFKIEGRMKSLHYVATVVNAYRQAIDSYMADPEHYELKREWLEEIQKAANRPLNTGFFYDTPGAEDHIYEPEEKQAPYDFAGVVLSYDSSTGLAVIQQRNHFKPGQEVEFFGPNGTFFNQIVGQITDESGTELDAARHPLQSIVMRTEQPVNPMDMMRKRVRH; encoded by the coding sequence ATGACAACCAAAACTTCGCCTCGTTTCACAGGCAAGCGCCATCGGCTGGCCAAACCGGAACTGCTCGCTCCGGCGGGTAACCTCGAGAAGCTAAAGTTTGCCGTACATTACGGTGCGGATGCCGTTTACATCGGCGGACAGAAATACGGCCTCCGTTCAAATGCCGATAACTTCAGCTTTGAAGAGATGAAGGAAGGCGTCGAGTTCGCGAGCCGTTATGGGGCAAAAGTGTTTGTCGCCACGAACATTTATGCGCACAATGAGGATATCGCCGGTCTGGAAGACTATTTGCGCGGGCTGCAGGATGCGGGTATAAGCGCTATTATTGCTGCGGACCCCGTTATTATTGAGACCGCCCAGCGGGTTGCACCAAAGCTTGAGGTTCACTTAAGCACACAGCAATCGACGCTCAATTGGCAGGCGGTTCAATTTTGGAAGGAAGAGGGGCTTCCTCGTGTCGTACTCGCCAGGGAGGCGAGCCTTGAAGAAATTGCGGAGATCAAGTCTCATGTCGATATTGAGATCGAAGCTTTTATTCACGGTGCCATGTGCTCGTCATTCTCGGGCCGCTGTGTCCTATCCAATCATTTCACGGACAGAGACTCCAACCGTGGCGGTTGTTCGCAATCCTGTCGTTGGAAATACGATATCTTTGAAGAAGATGCGGCGATGTTTGCCCCGGAAAGCGACAAGTTTACAATGGGGTCGAAAGATCTGTGTATGCTTGAAAATATTCCGGATTTAATTGAAGCCGGGGTTGACAGCTTCAAAATCGAGGGCAGAATGAAGAGTCTTCATTATGTAGCGACGGTAGTCAATGCGTACCGCCAAGCAATCGATTCCTATATGGCGGATCCGGAGCATTACGAATTGAAACGGGAATGGCTGGAGGAAATTCAGAAAGCCGCGAACCGTCCGCTTAATACCGGCTTCTTCTATGATACGCCCGGTGCGGAGGATCATATATATGAACCGGAGGAGAAACAGGCGCCTTATGATTTTGCCGGCGTAGTGCTGTCATATGACTCGTCCACTGGGCTTGCCGTCATACAACAGCGCAATCATTTCAAGCCCGGTCAGGAGGTCGAGTTTTTCGGCCCGAATGGCACGTTCTTCAATCAGATAGTAGGTCAAATTACGGATGAAAGCGGAACGGAGCTTGATGCCGCGCGTCATCCCCTGCAGTCCATAGTTATGCGAACCGAACAACCGGTGAACCCGATGGATATGATGCGCAAGAGAGTGCGTCACTAA
- a CDS encoding methyl-accepting chemotaxis protein, with amino-acid sequence MKWTNKGNNMKTESDKKGINVDVKSLYSSSVNGLKGIKLENPSKSVGLMLFLIIFSAILICVLVVGLFSYSTSKSIIKDKISQSSSVAITQSKGKLDLMFGNYVDLTMQIMLDKNVQSELLTLESTTDSYEKFSSMKKLSDILQTYVIGNSTIVGATIIPIKSGDPSVSVGGSTISSDAAQKSDWMKTIVDGGGKISWLPSKAKGYSGTMSEPTIALGRVLKNTVTNQGNYVLVLEIYLKQVGKQLQDLSLGQNSEVTIINSDNTIIYSKDFSKLGKPSDIVLPADADKQVHGSTQTKDSQGQQVLAMYDKFDSMNWRLLGSVPVKELVRDAAKIRDLTWIIAGIAAVIAIGIGILVIRMVALPLIQLRNLMNEGERGNLYVRSKVGKKDEIGQLSQSFNQMMTQITALVTQTNQSAQDVLTTAGELTDASKKTAVSAKEIAVATEEIANGATSLAMEAEKGSDLTTEISEQMKEVMQANHQMGSSAAEVEKASRQGTVYMNSLIEKTGLTEEMTRSMVEKVDRLKESTRSIRKILDVLNNMTKQTNILSLNATIEAARAGAAGKGFMVVADEIRKLADQSRQSIDVVGQITETIQREIDETVNVLSNAYPIFQEQIGSVKEANQIFLTVQSQMGDFVQRLNSVTDSISALDRSQLVLSDAMANVSAVAEESSATSQEVASLSNEQTNISEGLVKLSDKLETVSMGLKETLSRFRTE; translated from the coding sequence ATGAAATGGACGAATAAGGGGAACAATATGAAAACGGAATCAGATAAAAAAGGCATTAACGTGGATGTTAAATCACTTTACTCATCCTCCGTCAACGGATTGAAGGGAATTAAGCTGGAGAACCCTTCCAAGTCAGTCGGCTTGATGCTGTTTTTGATCATTTTTAGCGCGATATTGATATGTGTCCTTGTTGTAGGTCTTTTTTCTTATTCAACGTCGAAATCTATTATCAAGGATAAAATTTCACAATCAAGCTCAGTCGCTATTACTCAATCCAAAGGCAAGCTGGATCTTATGTTCGGCAACTATGTGGATTTGACAATGCAGATTATGCTCGATAAAAATGTCCAAAGTGAACTTCTTACGCTTGAATCGACTACGGATTCCTATGAAAAATTCAGCTCCATGAAGAAGTTGAGTGACATTCTACAAACTTATGTGATCGGAAACAGCACAATTGTCGGTGCCACCATCATCCCGATCAAAAGCGGCGATCCAAGCGTTTCCGTTGGGGGAAGCACCATCTCTTCCGACGCAGCTCAGAAGTCGGATTGGATGAAAACGATCGTAGACGGAGGCGGAAAAATATCTTGGCTGCCTTCCAAAGCCAAAGGGTACAGCGGGACCATGTCGGAACCGACGATCGCTCTCGGACGGGTATTGAAAAATACCGTTACAAATCAAGGGAATTATGTACTTGTACTTGAGATTTATTTGAAACAAGTTGGTAAACAGCTTCAGGACCTTAGCCTGGGACAGAATAGTGAAGTGACCATTATCAACAGTGATAACACGATTATCTACTCAAAGGATTTTTCCAAGCTCGGCAAACCATCAGATATTGTTCTTCCGGCAGACGCCGACAAACAGGTTCATGGTTCAACCCAGACGAAGGATTCACAAGGCCAACAAGTGCTGGCCATGTATGATAAATTCGATTCGATGAACTGGCGTCTGCTTGGTTCGGTACCGGTTAAAGAACTGGTGAGAGACGCCGCCAAGATACGCGATTTGACCTGGATTATTGCAGGTATAGCAGCTGTAATCGCAATCGGCATTGGCATCCTCGTGATTCGGATGGTTGCCCTTCCTCTTATCCAGCTGCGCAATTTAATGAATGAGGGGGAGCGGGGCAATCTGTATGTTCGTTCCAAGGTAGGCAAGAAGGACGAGATCGGCCAGCTTTCCCAAAGTTTCAATCAGATGATGACTCAAATTACCGCACTTGTCACACAAACGAATCAGTCGGCACAGGACGTTCTTACAACTGCAGGAGAACTAACCGATGCCTCGAAGAAAACAGCCGTTTCTGCGAAAGAGATTGCGGTCGCTACCGAAGAAATCGCCAATGGGGCAACCAGCCTGGCGATGGAAGCGGAAAAAGGCAGCGATTTGACCACGGAAATCAGTGAACAGATGAAAGAGGTTATGCAAGCTAATCATCAGATGGGCTCTTCGGCGGCTGAAGTGGAGAAGGCAAGCAGACAAGGTACGGTCTATATGAACAGTCTGATTGAAAAAACAGGGCTTACCGAAGAAATGACCCGTTCAATGGTTGAAAAGGTTGACCGGCTTAAGGAAAGCACTCGTTCGATCCGAAAAATTCTCGATGTTCTTAACAATATGACCAAGCAAACAAATATTTTATCCTTGAACGCTACGATTGAGGCAGCACGCGCCGGCGCAGCAGGAAAGGGCTTTATGGTCGTAGCCGATGAAATTCGAAAGCTGGCGGATCAATCGCGGCAATCGATCGATGTCGTAGGTCAAATCACGGAGACGATTCAGAGAGAAATTGATGAAACGGTGAATGTGCTTTCCAACGCTTATCCGATTTTCCAGGAACAAATCGGATCCGTAAAAGAGGCGAATCAGATTTTCTTGACGGTCCAAAGTCAAATGGGTGACTTTGTTCAGCGTTTAAACTCGGTTACGGATTCCATCAGCGCACTTGATCGGTCGCAGCTTGTATTGTCTGATGCAATGGCGAATGTCAGCGCAGTGGCCGAAGAATCATCCGCTACCTCGCAAGAAGTCGCATCGCTTAGCAATGAACAAACCAATATCAGCGAAGGGCTTGTCAAGCTTTCAGACAAGCTGGAAACAGTCTCTATGGGGCTGAAAGAGACGCTGTCACGTTTCCGAACCGAATAG
- a CDS encoding zinc metallopeptidase translates to MLLFHPMDFLIIIAFGLSIWAQFRVRGSFKRWSEVHTMSGMTGYDAARRMLDLNGLHDVPVEPVPGTLSDHYDPIHRVVRLSEPVYYENSISAISVACHEVGHAIQHQQHYPMLTLRHRIFPVVNFASGVAPFLLIAGFLFQATGLLGLGILFFSCAVTFQLVTLPVEFNASSRARELMVSEGFITNEEERGVAKVLNAAALTYVAAALISLLELLKYIMIFTQSRD, encoded by the coding sequence ATGTTGCTTTTTCATCCGATGGACTTTCTGATTATTATCGCATTCGGCCTGTCGATCTGGGCACAATTTCGCGTGCGCGGCAGCTTTAAACGTTGGTCCGAGGTTCATACGATGAGCGGTATGACCGGATATGACGCTGCAAGACGGATGCTTGACTTAAACGGTCTGCATGACGTTCCCGTCGAACCGGTGCCAGGCACGCTCTCGGACCATTATGACCCAATCCACCGCGTCGTACGTTTATCGGAACCGGTATACTACGAGAACTCGATCTCGGCGATTTCAGTAGCCTGCCACGAGGTAGGACATGCGATCCAGCACCAACAGCACTACCCGATGCTGACACTTCGCCATCGCATATTCCCGGTTGTTAACTTCGCTTCCGGAGTCGCGCCGTTCCTGTTGATCGCCGGTTTTCTGTTTCAAGCGACAGGGCTGCTCGGACTTGGCATTCTATTCTTCTCTTGCGCGGTTACGTTCCAATTGGTCACACTGCCCGTTGAATTCAATGCGAGCAGCAGAGCGCGCGAGCTAATGGTATCCGAAGGCTTTATTACAAACGAAGAAGAGCGCGGCGTCGCCAAAGTACTCAATGCCGCCGCACTGACATATGTCGCAGCTGCTCTGATCTCACTTCTAGAACTACTGAAATACATCATGATCTTCACCCAGAGCCGCGACTAA
- a CDS encoding MerR family transcriptional regulator, with the protein MAEKPLYRIGELSKLAGVSPRTIDFYTSMGLLEPECRSAKNYRLYSDETLLRLKRIVQMKKDKYTLDEIKANINVWRKVSSEEQVSSKLTDLQLHLEQLQREVKELEPVLSQLKPQQAKQLFKRLVPQTAACVEALVLLLNKGGLM; encoded by the coding sequence TTGGCGGAGAAACCTTTATACCGTATCGGCGAACTGTCTAAGCTGGCCGGCGTAAGCCCCCGTACAATCGATTTCTATACGTCGATGGGCTTGCTCGAACCCGAATGCCGTTCTGCGAAAAATTACCGCTTATACAGTGATGAAACTTTACTTCGACTCAAACGTATTGTACAAATGAAGAAAGACAAATATACGCTTGATGAAATCAAGGCAAACATCAACGTTTGGCGCAAAGTCTCGTCCGAAGAGCAGGTATCCAGCAAATTGACAGACCTTCAGCTGCATTTGGAGCAGCTTCAGCGCGAAGTAAAGGAGCTGGAGCCGGTTCTAAGCCAGTTGAAGCCTCAACAGGCCAAGCAGCTGTTTAAACGGCTTGTACCTCAAACAGCAGCCTGTGTCGAGGCGCTCGTCCTTCTGCTGAATAAGGGCGGACTTATGTAG